The Pantoea sp. At-9b genome includes a window with the following:
- a CDS encoding IclR family transcriptional regulator, giving the protein MVELPSCREDEKAGGIQVIARAAKILNALGEHPGGMSLGEIAQAVDLPRSTVQRIVAALDNAQLVRSTGAGGLRLGPALLKLISSVHSDVVEVVRPFLERLSAETNETVSLARASGTQLAIVHYVVASRELRVVPRMGLNLPLYSTSGGRALLALESDEDVRVMVGEAYKELTEMTIKTLPQLLELIGEVRKTGFSYDRGETLEGISTMAVAIDTLFGRFSISLLVPTARFRKHEARYCEEILKCKEALTREIGKMTAVEG; this is encoded by the coding sequence ATGGTTGAACTTCCCTCCTGCCGTGAGGATGAAAAAGCGGGCGGCATTCAGGTCATTGCCCGCGCGGCAAAAATTCTAAATGCATTGGGTGAGCACCCCGGCGGTATGAGCCTGGGGGAGATTGCTCAGGCGGTGGATTTGCCACGTTCTACGGTGCAACGTATCGTCGCCGCATTGGATAATGCGCAACTGGTGCGCAGCACTGGCGCGGGCGGTTTACGGCTGGGTCCGGCACTGCTGAAGCTGATCTCCAGCGTGCACAGTGACGTGGTTGAAGTGGTGCGTCCTTTTCTCGAACGACTTTCCGCAGAGACGAATGAAACTGTCTCACTGGCGCGCGCCAGTGGTACGCAACTGGCTATCGTCCATTATGTGGTGGCGTCACGCGAGTTGCGCGTGGTGCCACGCATGGGACTGAACCTGCCGCTGTACAGCACCTCGGGCGGTCGCGCCTTGCTGGCGCTGGAGAGCGATGAGGATGTCAGGGTGATGGTCGGCGAAGCCTATAAAGAGCTGACGGAGATGACCATCAAAACGCTGCCGCAACTGCTGGAGCTGATTGGCGAGGTGCGCAAAACCGGTTTCTCCTACGACCGTGGTGAGACGCTGGAGGGCATCTCAACCATGGCGGTGGCGATCGACACTTTATTTGGCCGCTTCTCTATCTCACTGCTGGTGCCAACAGCGCGTTTTCGTAAACATGAGGCGCGTTATTGTGAGGAAATCCTGAAGTGTAAAGAGGCGTTGACCCGCGAAATTGGCAAAATGACCGCTGTTGAAGGATAA